A region from the Anaerolineae bacterium genome encodes:
- a CDS encoding FAD-dependent oxidoreductase, with amino-acid sequence MSFSHLFSPAKIGECSLKNRIIMALFPTKYATESKVNPKITEFYRARARGGAALIILDCPCLDYPRAYKGPHELRFDMEEYATGIKELLNVIHKQGSKAFMQLNYPKERVVGQEIAGAREKEGGWVVSLANAMSLDEADEILEIMANGAGKARETGYDGVEIQASYGDLIAQLLSPVLNKRSDDLGGTIENRALFLTRLIKKVKAAAGRDFPVMIKLVCDEFVPGGLGMDDSRKIAGLVEDAGADAIVANAGNKSTKFITIPTHESPPGPLIDLAAQIKRSVSIPVVAIGKINSPDMADKIIGQGKADFVAMARELVADPDFPQKAASGRVDDINRCVFCLEDCAEKGVPGIGRCCTVNPFAGLEYCWKVSPASKKKSLLVIGGGPGGIQAAVIADKRGHDVELWEQSDQLGGQARLAGIAPFKEEMSEILRYLKHSLNKSNVRVRLGHKADLTEIIALAPDVVIAATGSRSRRPPVPGIDSDLVTDARQVYESRAVTGQKIVIIGGGDIGCETADWLAGHERKVTIVEILPKLITGMKKIPRERLLSRLSEKKVDVFIETQATCIKENTVRLRNKDHEELSIEADMVIIAIRPESEDSLFQALKNKRKQVIAVGDAASPGNIGSALRSATEAALKI; translated from the coding sequence ATGAGCTTTTCTCATCTTTTTTCACCAGCCAAAATCGGCGAATGCTCTCTCAAAAACAGAATCATCATGGCTCTTTTCCCCACAAAATACGCCACAGAAAGCAAGGTTAATCCCAAAATAACGGAGTTTTACAGGGCAAGGGCAAGAGGCGGTGCTGCCCTTATTATTCTGGACTGTCCCTGCCTTGATTATCCAAGGGCATATAAAGGTCCACATGAACTCCGCTTTGATATGGAAGAATATGCGACAGGCATAAAGGAGCTCCTCAATGTCATTCACAAACAAGGCTCCAAGGCCTTTATGCAGCTCAATTATCCAAAAGAGAGGGTTGTCGGGCAGGAGATTGCCGGCGCCAGGGAAAAAGAAGGCGGCTGGGTTGTTTCTCTCGCTAATGCCATGTCTCTTGATGAGGCTGATGAGATACTTGAGATTATGGCCAACGGTGCTGGAAAAGCAAGAGAAACAGGTTACGACGGGGTGGAAATCCAGGCAAGCTATGGCGACCTTATTGCCCAGCTTCTTTCCCCTGTTCTTAACAAACGAAGCGATGACCTGGGCGGGACAATAGAGAACCGGGCGCTCTTCCTGACCCGATTGATTAAAAAAGTCAAAGCAGCGGCAGGCAGGGACTTCCCGGTGATGATAAAACTTGTCTGTGATGAATTTGTTCCCGGTGGATTGGGTATGGATGACAGCAGGAAGATAGCCGGACTTGTGGAAGATGCGGGGGCTGACGCCATTGTGGCAAACGCAGGCAACAAGTCCACGAAATTTATTACCATTCCCACCCACGAGTCTCCTCCCGGGCCATTGATCGATCTGGCTGCTCAGATAAAGAGGTCGGTCAGCATACCGGTTGTCGCCATAGGGAAGATAAACAGTCCTGACATGGCTGATAAGATTATTGGCCAGGGAAAGGCTGATTTTGTCGCTATGGCCAGAGAGCTGGTTGCTGATCCCGATTTTCCACAAAAAGCCGCATCCGGCAGAGTGGATGATATTAACAGGTGTGTCTTTTGCCTGGAAGACTGTGCTGAAAAAGGTGTCCCTGGAATTGGAAGATGCTGCACGGTTAATCCATTCGCAGGTCTTGAATATTGCTGGAAGGTTTCACCGGCTTCAAAGAAAAAAAGTCTGCTCGTAATCGGCGGCGGGCCAGGTGGCATACAAGCAGCCGTAATAGCTGACAAAAGAGGACATGACGTAGAATTATGGGAGCAGTCGGATCAGCTTGGTGGCCAGGCCAGGCTGGCTGGCATAGCCCCGTTTAAAGAAGAAATGTCGGAGATACTCCGCTATCTGAAACACTCTCTCAATAAGAGCAATGTCCGGGTTCGACTCGGACACAAGGCCGATCTTACTGAAATTATTGCTCTTGCTCCGGACGTGGTTATTGCGGCTACCGGTTCACGTTCGAGGCGTCCCCCTGTTCCTGGAATCGACTCTGATCTTGTAACAGATGCCAGGCAGGTCTATGAGAGCCGGGCAGTCACCGGCCAAAAGATAGTCATTATCGGTGGAGGTGACATCGGTTGTGAGACAGCGGACTGGCTTGCCGGCCATGAAAGGAAGGTAACAATAGTGGAGATATTGCCCAAGCTGATTACCGGAATGAAAAAAATCCCGAGAGAACGATTGTTATCAAGGCTTTCTGAAAAAAAGGTCGACGTTTTTATTGAAACTCAGGCCACTTGCATCAAAGAAAACACTGTACGCCTCAGAAACAAGGATCATGAGGAATTGAGCATAGAGGCAG
- a CDS encoding U32 family peptidase: protein MINKEPKTTPCPSILAPAGNKASFLAALAAGADAVYCGLKSLSARMEAKNFSLNDLIPLTQLAHDKGIKVFVALNSLLKPGDLNVAGKILDRLNRYVKPDALIIQDLALVQLAGQTGFAGELHLSTLANASFQTALELIRKELGVDRVVIPRELNIEEIKQMASACPKGLGLEIFVHGALCYGVSGRCYWSSFLGGKSGLRGRCVQPCRRLYTQKGQAKRFFSCMDLSMDVLTKVLLSIPEIQTWKIEGRKKGPHYVFHTVKAYKLLRDHRKDPGMKKEALDLLANALGRTGTHYYFLPQRPQNPVNIDVQTGSGLLVGKIQGAKQKPYIIPRQSLMPGDLLRLGYEDDSWHSIYRIPKYIPKRGRIYINLSSAIKPMQDIPVFLIDRREKWLEEMLSGLEDMLTKIPETDVASSNFNARLPGRHIAKKRGEFFELNVNREFGMGSLKGATGVWIFPESMDKPSKRLAPKLWWWLPPVIWPEDEEKIKRIIEVTIKNGGINFVLNSPWQIALFTNPKSLNLWAGPFCNIANALAINTLLKFGFSGAIVSPELDSQDFLHLPENSPLPLGIVISGNWPLSISRILSSNFKADAEFTSPKGEQGWVKKYGSDFWVYPNWELDISSKKDELKKAGYLLFVNLIEPVPAEVKMKKRPGLWNWDLKLK from the coding sequence ATGATCAACAAAGAACCCAAAACAACACCTTGCCCTTCAATTCTGGCTCCGGCAGGAAACAAAGCCTCCTTTCTGGCTGCCCTGGCAGCAGGCGCTGATGCTGTTTATTGCGGGCTGAAAAGCTTGTCAGCGCGGATGGAGGCAAAAAATTTTAGCCTCAACGATCTGATCCCTCTTACACAACTTGCCCATGACAAAGGCATAAAGGTCTTTGTGGCATTAAACTCCCTTTTAAAACCCGGTGATTTAAATGTTGCGGGGAAAATCCTGGATCGGCTGAACCGTTATGTCAAACCGGATGCTCTAATTATTCAGGATTTGGCTCTTGTGCAACTCGCCGGACAAACAGGCTTTGCAGGGGAGCTTCATTTGTCAACACTGGCCAATGCAAGCTTTCAAACCGCCCTGGAACTTATAAGAAAAGAGCTGGGAGTTGACAGGGTAGTTATTCCCAGAGAGCTTAACATAGAAGAAATTAAACAAATGGCATCAGCCTGCCCAAAGGGTCTTGGGCTTGAAATATTTGTTCACGGAGCCCTTTGCTATGGCGTTTCCGGGAGATGCTACTGGAGCAGTTTTTTAGGAGGGAAAAGCGGTCTCAGAGGCAGATGTGTCCAGCCATGCCGCAGACTCTATACTCAAAAAGGCCAGGCTAAAAGATTCTTTTCCTGCATGGATCTAAGCATGGATGTTCTAACCAAGGTTTTGCTTTCAATCCCGGAAATTCAAACATGGAAGATTGAAGGCCGGAAAAAAGGGCCTCATTATGTTTTTCACACTGTAAAGGCCTATAAACTTTTAAGGGATCACAGGAAAGACCCTGGGATGAAAAAAGAGGCTCTTGATCTCCTTGCAAATGCGCTTGGCAGAACAGGAACCCACTATTATTTTTTACCCCAGCGGCCCCAGAATCCTGTAAATATTGATGTTCAAACCGGCTCGGGTCTTCTTGTAGGAAAAATACAGGGCGCAAAACAGAAACCTTATATAATTCCAAGGCAGTCACTTATGCCTGGGGACCTTCTTCGCCTTGGATATGAGGATGATTCATGGCATTCTATTTACAGGATACCAAAATATATTCCCAAAAGGGGGCGCATCTATATAAATCTGTCTTCTGCAATAAAGCCCATGCAAGACATTCCGGTATTCCTTATTGACAGGCGTGAAAAATGGCTTGAGGAGATGCTGTCCGGGCTTGAAGACATGTTGACCAAAATACCGGAAACAGATGTTGCTTCCTCTAACTTTAATGCCAGGCTTCCAGGTAGACATATCGCTAAAAAAAGAGGTGAATTCTTTGAACTTAATGTAAACAGAGAATTCGGCATGGGAAGCCTAAAAGGCGCAACCGGGGTCTGGATTTTTCCTGAAAGCATGGACAAACCCTCAAAAAGGCTCGCGCCCAAACTCTGGTGGTGGCTTCCTCCTGTTATCTGGCCGGAGGATGAGGAAAAAATAAAGCGCATTATTGAAGTTACCATAAAAAATGGCGGCATAAATTTTGTTCTCAATTCACCATGGCAGATTGCTCTTTTCACAAATCCAAAATCCTTGAATCTCTGGGCCGGCCCTTTTTGCAATATAGCCAATGCGCTGGCCATAAACACTCTGCTTAAATTTGGATTTTCAGGAGCCATTGTCAGCCCTGAACTTGACAGCCAGGATTTTTTACATCTGCCGGAAAACAGCCCTCTGCCCCTGGGAATTGTTATCTCCGGTAACTGGCCGCTTAGCATATCCCGTATCCTTTCCAGTAACTTTAAAGCAGACGCTGAGTTTACCAGTCCAAAGGGGGAACAGGGGTGGGTAAAAAAATACGGCTCTGATTTCTGGGTTTATCCCAACTGGGAGCTTGATATAAGCTCTAAAAAGGACGAGCTTAAAAAGGCGGGTTACCTCTTGTTTGTGAACCTGATCGAACCGGTACCTGCCGAGGTTAAGATGAAAAAAAGACCTGGATTGTGGAACTGGGATTTAAAACTTAAATAA
- a CDS encoding cation-translocating P-type ATPase, whose product MKAGTIWNNLEIKEVLSSLQSTPKGLSQEEAERRLVEYGPNELQKKKRVPPWVLFLEQFKNFLVIILLIAAIISGALAAWGEGDVWDPILIVIIILFATILGFAQEFRSEKALEALKKMTAHTAAVIRSGKEKKIPGREIVPGDIILLRTGDRVPADSRLFEAVNLKTNEAALTGESVSSEKNSDVVSGDVPAGDRKNMVHMGTTVVYGRGKAIVTGIGMATEFGHIADMLQEVKTPPTPLQISLDKIGKALGFACLVICLILAVAGIVIGIFDNILNAFIWGVSLAVAAVPEALPAVVTITLAIGVQRMAKRHALMRRLPAVETLGCTDFICSDKTGTLTQDQMTVKKLYVGNRIIDVTGAGYEPKGDFYLHGNSYDPRQDHHLQRLMQINVLCNDSQLVTVDGAWQIKGDPTEGALAVAAAKAGIEQGSLINQFTRINEIPFSSERKRMTTIHNALKGWMACSKGAPEVILNSCDRIYIDEQERGLTEQDRRQILEINKQMAEQALRVLGMAYKPLSGDELAEEAEKGMVFAGLAGMIDPPREEVKEAIGLCDQAGIRSVMITGDHKLTAMAIARELGLLKDNAIAISGRELDELSDDELDKVVEEIRVYARVSPAHKMRVVGALQKKGHVVAMTGDGVNDAPALKKADIGIAMGITGTDVSKETAAMVLADDNYASIVAAVEEGRGVYDNIKKFLMYLLSSNLGEILLMTSVILFGSLSMLGIPRGTLPLIAVQILWVNLVTDGLPALALAVDPMSPDIMKQRPRRRQEGIFNSRVITLIAIGGVWSCIINVGIFSWALEAGKNIIEAQSLVFMTLIFIQFFKAVNYRSDRLSIFEIGIFTNKWLGWAILASFAMCIPLFYIPFFQDRFHTFPLSLPDWTIVILSSATIFIVLEIAKLVIRRLEKEFTEVTP is encoded by the coding sequence ATGAAAGCAGGAACTATCTGGAATAACCTGGAAATAAAAGAGGTATTGTCCTCCTTACAATCAACTCCCAAAGGTTTAAGCCAAGAGGAAGCAGAGCGCCGTTTAGTTGAATATGGCCCCAATGAATTGCAGAAAAAGAAAAGAGTTCCCCCCTGGGTTCTTTTTCTGGAGCAGTTCAAAAACTTTCTTGTTATTATTCTTCTGATAGCGGCGATTATCTCCGGGGCTTTGGCAGCGTGGGGAGAAGGTGATGTCTGGGATCCCATCCTTATTGTTATTATCATTCTTTTTGCTACCATCTTAGGCTTTGCGCAGGAATTCCGTTCAGAAAAAGCTCTGGAAGCCCTTAAAAAAATGACCGCCCATACCGCGGCTGTAATCAGAAGTGGAAAGGAAAAAAAGATCCCCGGCAGGGAGATAGTGCCTGGAGACATAATTTTGCTGCGAACCGGCGACCGTGTACCTGCAGATAGTCGTCTTTTTGAGGCCGTCAATCTAAAGACTAACGAGGCTGCCTTGACCGGAGAATCCGTCTCAAGCGAAAAAAACTCCGATGTTGTCTCCGGGGATGTGCCGGCAGGTGATAGAAAAAATATGGTACATATGGGAACCACCGTGGTCTATGGACGAGGCAAAGCAATTGTCACCGGCATTGGGATGGCTACTGAATTTGGTCATATTGCCGATATGCTTCAGGAGGTGAAAACGCCTCCGACTCCCTTGCAGATCAGCCTCGACAAGATAGGAAAGGCGCTTGGTTTTGCCTGTTTGGTTATCTGCCTTATATTAGCTGTGGCAGGCATTGTTATCGGCATATTTGATAACATCCTGAATGCCTTTATCTGGGGAGTAAGCCTGGCAGTGGCGGCGGTTCCTGAAGCCCTGCCGGCAGTAGTAACTATCACATTGGCTATCGGAGTACAGCGGATGGCAAAGCGGCATGCATTAATGCGTCGCCTCCCCGCAGTGGAAACATTGGGGTGCACCGACTTCATCTGTTCGGACAAGACCGGAACCTTAACCCAGGATCAGATGACGGTGAAAAAGCTCTACGTTGGCAACAGGATTATTGATGTCACCGGAGCAGGTTACGAACCAAAAGGAGATTTCTATCTGCACGGAAATTCCTATGATCCCCGCCAGGATCACCATCTGCAAAGACTGATGCAAATAAATGTCTTATGTAATGACTCTCAACTTGTCACGGTCGATGGAGCCTGGCAGATCAAGGGTGACCCCACTGAAGGGGCGTTGGCAGTAGCGGCTGCCAAGGCTGGGATAGAACAAGGAAGCCTGATCAACCAATTCACCCGCATCAACGAGATTCCTTTCTCCTCTGAAAGAAAGAGGATGACCACTATTCACAATGCATTGAAGGGCTGGATGGCCTGTTCTAAAGGAGCTCCTGAGGTGATTTTAAATTCCTGTGATCGCATTTACATTGACGAACAGGAAAGGGGGTTGACTGAGCAGGACAGGCGGCAAATCTTGGAAATAAACAAACAGATGGCAGAGCAAGCTCTGCGAGTATTAGGTATGGCATACAAGCCGTTATCCGGGGATGAGTTGGCTGAAGAAGCAGAGAAGGGTATGGTTTTTGCGGGTTTGGCCGGGATGATTGACCCGCCTCGAGAGGAAGTTAAAGAGGCCATTGGGCTTTGCGACCAGGCCGGGATAAGATCGGTAATGATTACCGGTGATCATAAGCTGACTGCGATGGCAATTGCCAGGGAACTAGGCCTGTTGAAAGATAATGCCATAGCTATCAGCGGAAGAGAACTGGATGAACTGAGTGATGATGAGTTAGACAAGGTGGTGGAGGAGATCAGGGTCTATGCCAGGGTATCCCCGGCCCACAAGATGCGAGTAGTAGGGGCGCTGCAAAAAAAGGGACATGTTGTTGCAATGACCGGAGATGGAGTAAATGATGCGCCGGCATTAAAGAAGGCTGATATCGGAATAGCCATGGGAATTACAGGAACCGATGTAAGCAAGGAAACAGCGGCAATGGTGCTGGCCGATGACAACTATGCTTCGATCGTAGCTGCGGTGGAGGAAGGAAGAGGGGTGTATGATAATATAAAAAAATTCCTTATGTATCTCCTTTCCTCCAACCTCGGGGAGATATTGCTAATGACATCTGTTATTCTTTTCGGTTCTCTATCCATGTTAGGGATACCTCGTGGCACTTTGCCCTTGATTGCCGTCCAGATTTTGTGGGTAAATCTGGTTACGGATGGTTTGCCTGCTCTTGCCCTTGCTGTGGACCCGATGTCTCCGGATATTATGAAACAGAGACCACGCCGTCGCCAAGAGGGTATTTTCAACTCACGGGTCATCACCTTAATAGCCATAGGCGGTGTCTGGAGTTGTATAATAAATGTGGGAATTTTCTCCTGGGCACTGGAGGCAGGCAAGAACATAATTGAAGCTCAGAGTTTAGTTTTCATGACCTTGATTTTTATCCAATTTTTTAAAGCTGTTAACTATCGTTCTGATAGGCTTTCCATATTTGAAATCGGAATATTCACCAACAAATGGTTGGGCTGGGCGATTTTAGCCTCCTTTGCCATGTGTATTCCTTTGTTTTATATTCCTTTCTTTCAAGATCGGTTTCACACCTTTCCTTTAAGTTTGCCGGATTGGACCATAGTCATATTATCATCAGCCACTATTTTCATTGTCCTGGAGATTGCCAAGCTGGTTATCCGCAGGCTGGAGAAAGAATTCACAGAGGTGACGCCATAG
- a CDS encoding DUF4032 domain-containing protein, producing the protein MNKNNTDTPSPKACADKIFELSNSKFAPDVAAELWPKILRHKWFMSEKLGRDIGLRTACIDFIENMDQAHKEFMAYRQPDLLAEMGAQTVSREIWGTISDSQPPKQLVEHRIILPLTEEKLAKKHGVVPPKTIIFFGPPGTGKTHFVKAIAGVLSWWYIEIAPSMLMADGADKLGLNLRNVMGKARQLEEAVIFIDEFEEIAASRDMATRVDKSITNEFLKQVPLLKNQGNKILLVCATNYIRQLDSALLRPGRFDCIIPVGGLDDEGRKTILKYYLARLNTGDVDIDQITALTDRFTPADIEYMFQKVAQLAFELEYTGKQDYKVATETFIEVIAQITPSLTDEIIEEFRQDSATYSRA; encoded by the coding sequence GTGAACAAAAATAATACAGACACACCATCACCGAAAGCATGTGCAGACAAGATATTCGAGCTTAGCAACTCGAAGTTTGCCCCGGATGTCGCTGCCGAGCTTTGGCCTAAAATTTTGCGACACAAGTGGTTTATGTCTGAAAAACTTGGTCGCGACATAGGTCTGCGAACCGCTTGCATAGATTTTATTGAAAACATGGACCAGGCTCACAAGGAATTCATGGCTTACAGGCAGCCCGACCTCCTTGCCGAAATGGGGGCGCAGACAGTCAGCAGGGAAATATGGGGCACCATTTCCGATTCCCAGCCGCCCAAGCAGTTGGTTGAGCACAGGATCATCCTTCCTTTAACAGAGGAAAAGCTTGCAAAAAAACACGGCGTTGTTCCTCCAAAAACGATTATTTTTTTTGGCCCGCCCGGAACCGGAAAAACCCATTTTGTGAAGGCAATAGCAGGGGTCCTGTCATGGTGGTATATTGAAATTGCGCCCAGCATGCTCATGGCTGACGGGGCAGACAAACTTGGCCTTAATCTGCGCAATGTCATGGGAAAAGCACGTCAACTGGAAGAAGCGGTCATTTTTATTGACGAGTTTGAAGAAATAGCGGCCAGCAGGGATATGGCTACCCGCGTTGACAAATCAATCACAAACGAGTTCCTGAAACAGGTCCCTTTGCTAAAAAACCAGGGGAACAAGATCCTGCTGGTGTGTGCCACCAACTATATCCGGCAACTGGATTCAGCGCTGCTCCGCCCGGGACGCTTTGACTGCATTATCCCTGTTGGAGGATTGGATGATGAGGGCCGGAAAACGATATTAAAATACTATCTGGCCAGACTCAACACAGGAGATGTTGATATCGATCAAATCACCGCTCTTACCGATCGATTTACACCTGCCGATATCGAGTATATGTTCCAGAAGGTTGCACAGCTGGCATTCGAACTGGAGTATACAGGCAAACAAGATTATAAGGTCGCTACAGAGACATTTATTGAAGTTATTGCACAAATTACTCCGTCCCTGACCGACGAAATCATTGAAGAGTTCCGCCAGGATAGTGCAACATATTCCAGAGCCTGA